The Populus alba chromosome 4, ASM523922v2, whole genome shotgun sequence genome contains a region encoding:
- the LOC118063048 gene encoding protein HIGH CHLOROPHYLL FLUORESCENCE PHENOTYPE 173, chloroplastic isoform X2 encodes MECFNSTKLSSPCTSSILNLQGSSSLVCNKFSKNSVHPWLLSSPPPKPIFQLDDRLQYRQKSAHRTYRGPILAEAGKQGWDLGPKKSMESSGIVLVVGATGGVGRRVVDVLQKKGLPVRVLARNEEKARKMLGPDIDLIIGDITKESTLLPEYFKGVRKVINAASVIVGPKEGDTPEREKYSQGIKFFEPEIKGDSPEMVEFVGMRNLINAVKGSVGLRNGKLLFGCEDNGFRDLAWGALDDVVMGGVSESTFIIDTTGGEKGGPAGLFKGVVSTTNNGGFTSIRTKNFSVPEDLSSYDGLELRLKGDGRRYKLIVRTSRDWDTVGYTASFDTTEGQWQSIRLPFSSFVPVFRARTVSDAPPFDPRSIVSLQLMFSKFEYDGKLNPTFVEGPFQLPVSSIRTFIKDPVTPRFVHVSSAGVTRPDRPGLDLSKQPPAVRLNKELDFILTFKLKGEDLIRESGIPYAIVRPCALTEEPAGADLIFDQGDNITGKISREEIARICIAALESPYALDKTFEVKSVIPFSEPFTVDLENPPQEKDYDIYFKDLKDGITGKELLEQSPVPV; translated from the exons ATGGAGTGCTTTAACTCTACTAAACTGTCATCTCCCTGCACTTCTTCTATCCTCAACCTTCAG GGTTCTTCATCACTTGTTTGTAacaaattttctaaaaattcaGTTCATCCCTGGTTGCTGTCCTCTCCACCTCCCAAACCAATCTTTCAACTTGATGATAGACTGCAGTATAGACAGAAATCAGCTCATAGAACTTACAGGGGCCCCATATTAGCGGAAGCTGGAAAGCAGGGCTGGGACTTGGGC CCCAAAAAGTCAATGGAAAGTTCTGGTATTGTCCTAGTTGTGGGAGCAACAGGTGGTGTTGGCAGAAGGGTAGTTGACGTCTTACAGAAGAAGGGACTGCCTGTCCGAGTATTG GCCAGAAATGAAGAAAAGGCAAGAAAGATGCTAGGACCAGATATTGACTTG ATCATTGGAGACATTACTAAAGAGAGCACTTTGTTGCCTGAGTACTTCAAAGGAGTGAGGAAAGTTATAAATGCTGCTTCTGTCATTGTTGGCCCAAAGGAAGGCGACACCCCAGAAAGGGAAAAATATAGTCAA GGAATCAAGTTCTTCGAGCCAGAG ATTAAAGGTGATTCACCTGAAATGGTAGAGTTTGTTGGGATGAGGAATTTGATTAATGCTGTAAAGGGGAGTGTTGGCCTTCGAAATGGGAAACTGCTATTTGGATGTGAAG ACAATGGTTTTAGAGATCTCGCTTGGGGGGCTTTAGATGATGTTGTGATGGGAGGAGTTAGTGAAAGCACTTTTATAATTGATACAACTGGAGGGGAAAAAGGTGGACCAGCTGGGCTATTTAAAG GCGTTGTTTCCACTACAAACAATGGTGGCTTCACTAGTATCAGAACAAAG AATTTTTCAGTACCTGAGGATCTTTCTTCATATGATGGTTTGGAGCTACGCCTTAAAGGTGATGGACGTCGGTATAAACTTATTGTTCGCACTAGCCGTGATTGGGACACTGTTGGCTATACAGCAAGCTTTGACACCACAGAAGGTCAATGGCAATCA ATACGCCtgcccttttcttcttttgtccCTGTATTTCGAGCACGAACTGTATCAGATGCTCCCCCTTTTGATCCAAGGAGCATTGTCTCACTTCAG CTTATGTTCAGCAAGTTTGAATATGATGGGAAATTGAATCCAACTTTTGTAGAAGGCCCATTTCAGCTTCCTGTATCAAGCATAAGGACATTTATAAAGGATCCTGTAACTCCTAG GTTTGTACACGTGAGCTCTGCAGGAGTTACCAGACCAGATCGGCCTGGTCTTGATCTCAGCAAACAACCTCCTGCTGTCCGCTTGAACAAGGAACTAGATTTTATCCTAACATTCAAGTTGAAG GGGGAAGATTTGATACGTGAAAGTGGTATCCCATATGCAATTGTCAGGCCTTGTGCTTTAACTGAGGAGCCTGCTGGAGCAGATCTCATTTTCGATCAAGGAGACAATATAACA GGTAAAATATCAAGGGAAGAGATTGCTCGGATATGCATTGCAGCTTTGGAAAGCCCGTATGCACTTGACAAGACATTTGAG GTTAAAAGTGTGATTCCATTTAGTGAACCATTCACAGTAGATCTGGAAAACCCACCTCAGGAGAAGGACTACgacatttattttaaagatttgaAGGATGGCATCACTGGGAAAGAATTGCTAGAACAAAGTCCTGTTCCTGTCTGA
- the LOC118063048 gene encoding protein HIGH CHLOROPHYLL FLUORESCENCE PHENOTYPE 173, chloroplastic isoform X1: MECFNSTKLSSPCTSSILNLQGSSSLVCNKFSKNSVHPWLLSSPPPKPIFQLDDRLQYRQKSAHRTYRGPILAEAGKQGWDLGRFLKTLYFFNGPPSPSKFFEFLIEKLSSPSPSEPKKSMESSGIVLVVGATGGVGRRVVDVLQKKGLPVRVLARNEEKARKMLGPDIDLIIGDITKESTLLPEYFKGVRKVINAASVIVGPKEGDTPEREKYSQGIKFFEPEIKGDSPEMVEFVGMRNLINAVKGSVGLRNGKLLFGCEDNGFRDLAWGALDDVVMGGVSESTFIIDTTGGEKGGPAGLFKGVVSTTNNGGFTSIRTKNFSVPEDLSSYDGLELRLKGDGRRYKLIVRTSRDWDTVGYTASFDTTEGQWQSIRLPFSSFVPVFRARTVSDAPPFDPRSIVSLQLMFSKFEYDGKLNPTFVEGPFQLPVSSIRTFIKDPVTPRFVHVSSAGVTRPDRPGLDLSKQPPAVRLNKELDFILTFKLKGEDLIRESGIPYAIVRPCALTEEPAGADLIFDQGDNITGKISREEIARICIAALESPYALDKTFEVKSVIPFSEPFTVDLENPPQEKDYDIYFKDLKDGITGKELLEQSPVPV, encoded by the exons ATGGAGTGCTTTAACTCTACTAAACTGTCATCTCCCTGCACTTCTTCTATCCTCAACCTTCAG GGTTCTTCATCACTTGTTTGTAacaaattttctaaaaattcaGTTCATCCCTGGTTGCTGTCCTCTCCACCTCCCAAACCAATCTTTCAACTTGATGATAGACTGCAGTATAGACAGAAATCAGCTCATAGAACTTACAGGGGCCCCATATTAGCGGAAGCTGGAAAGCAGGGCTGGGACTTGGGCAGGTTTTTGAAAACGTTGTATTTCTTCAACGGACCGCCATCTCCATCCAAG ttctttgagtttttaattgagaaactATCCAGTCCATCACCCAGCGAACCCAAAAAGTCAATGGAAAGTTCTGGTATTGTCCTAGTTGTGGGAGCAACAGGTGGTGTTGGCAGAAGGGTAGTTGACGTCTTACAGAAGAAGGGACTGCCTGTCCGAGTATTG GCCAGAAATGAAGAAAAGGCAAGAAAGATGCTAGGACCAGATATTGACTTG ATCATTGGAGACATTACTAAAGAGAGCACTTTGTTGCCTGAGTACTTCAAAGGAGTGAGGAAAGTTATAAATGCTGCTTCTGTCATTGTTGGCCCAAAGGAAGGCGACACCCCAGAAAGGGAAAAATATAGTCAA GGAATCAAGTTCTTCGAGCCAGAG ATTAAAGGTGATTCACCTGAAATGGTAGAGTTTGTTGGGATGAGGAATTTGATTAATGCTGTAAAGGGGAGTGTTGGCCTTCGAAATGGGAAACTGCTATTTGGATGTGAAG ACAATGGTTTTAGAGATCTCGCTTGGGGGGCTTTAGATGATGTTGTGATGGGAGGAGTTAGTGAAAGCACTTTTATAATTGATACAACTGGAGGGGAAAAAGGTGGACCAGCTGGGCTATTTAAAG GCGTTGTTTCCACTACAAACAATGGTGGCTTCACTAGTATCAGAACAAAG AATTTTTCAGTACCTGAGGATCTTTCTTCATATGATGGTTTGGAGCTACGCCTTAAAGGTGATGGACGTCGGTATAAACTTATTGTTCGCACTAGCCGTGATTGGGACACTGTTGGCTATACAGCAAGCTTTGACACCACAGAAGGTCAATGGCAATCA ATACGCCtgcccttttcttcttttgtccCTGTATTTCGAGCACGAACTGTATCAGATGCTCCCCCTTTTGATCCAAGGAGCATTGTCTCACTTCAG CTTATGTTCAGCAAGTTTGAATATGATGGGAAATTGAATCCAACTTTTGTAGAAGGCCCATTTCAGCTTCCTGTATCAAGCATAAGGACATTTATAAAGGATCCTGTAACTCCTAG GTTTGTACACGTGAGCTCTGCAGGAGTTACCAGACCAGATCGGCCTGGTCTTGATCTCAGCAAACAACCTCCTGCTGTCCGCTTGAACAAGGAACTAGATTTTATCCTAACATTCAAGTTGAAG GGGGAAGATTTGATACGTGAAAGTGGTATCCCATATGCAATTGTCAGGCCTTGTGCTTTAACTGAGGAGCCTGCTGGAGCAGATCTCATTTTCGATCAAGGAGACAATATAACA GGTAAAATATCAAGGGAAGAGATTGCTCGGATATGCATTGCAGCTTTGGAAAGCCCGTATGCACTTGACAAGACATTTGAG GTTAAAAGTGTGATTCCATTTAGTGAACCATTCACAGTAGATCTGGAAAACCCACCTCAGGAGAAGGACTACgacatttattttaaagatttgaAGGATGGCATCACTGGGAAAGAATTGCTAGAACAAAGTCCTGTTCCTGTCTGA